A single region of the Rhizobium sp. NLR16a genome encodes:
- the pip gene encoding prolyl aminopeptidase: MTEVLRTLYPEIEAYASGHLDVGDGHVIYWERSGTPGAKPAVFLHGGPGGGISPAHRRLFDPARYDVMLFDQRGCGKSTPHAELNANTTWHLVADIERLREMAGVDRWQVFGGSWGSTLALAYAETHPARVSELILRGIYTLTKAELDWYYQFGVSEMFPDKWERFIAPIPPEERHEMMHAYHRRLTHEDRNVRLEAAQAWSIWEGETITLLPEPATSGKFEEPEFAYAFARIENHFFVNAGWMDEGQLIRDAGRLTDIPGVIVHGRYDMPCPAKYAWLLHKAWPKSEFYLIEGAGHAYSEPGILDQLIRATDKFAGKPD, encoded by the coding sequence ATGACCGAGGTATTGCGCACGCTCTATCCCGAAATCGAAGCCTATGCCTCCGGCCATCTCGATGTCGGCGACGGCCATGTGATCTACTGGGAACGCTCGGGAACGCCCGGCGCCAAACCAGCCGTCTTCCTGCATGGCGGCCCGGGCGGCGGCATCTCGCCCGCCCACCGCCGGCTTTTCGATCCGGCTCGCTACGACGTCATGCTGTTCGACCAGCGCGGCTGCGGCAAGTCGACGCCGCATGCGGAACTGAATGCCAACACGACCTGGCACCTCGTCGCTGATATCGAGCGGCTGCGCGAAATGGCCGGTGTCGACCGATGGCAGGTGTTTGGCGGCTCCTGGGGCTCGACGCTGGCGCTCGCCTATGCCGAAACGCATCCCGCGCGCGTGTCCGAGCTCATCCTGCGCGGCATCTACACCCTGACGAAGGCCGAGCTCGATTGGTACTACCAGTTCGGCGTCTCGGAAATGTTCCCGGATAAGTGGGAACGCTTCATCGCTCCCATTCCCCCGGAAGAGCGGCATGAAATGATGCATGCCTATCATCGCCGTCTGACGCACGAGGACCGGAACGTGCGCCTTGAGGCCGCGCAAGCCTGGAGCATCTGGGAAGGCGAAACGATCACGCTGCTGCCGGAGCCGGCGACCAGCGGCAAATTCGAGGAGCCGGAATTCGCCTATGCCTTCGCGCGCATCGAGAACCACTTCTTCGTCAATGCCGGCTGGATGGACGAAGGGCAGCTGATCCGGGATGCCGGCCGCCTTACGGACATTCCGGGCGTGATCGTGCATGGTCGCTACGATATGCCCTGCCCTGCCAAATATGCCTGGCTGCTACACAAGGCCTGGCCGAAGTCGGAGTTCTACCTGATAGAGGGTGCGGGCCATGCCTATTCTGAGCCGGGGATTCTCGATCAGTTGATCCGGGCGACGGATAAGTTTGCCGGGAAGCCGGACTGA
- a CDS encoding GFA family protein, protein METARQTGGCQCGAVRYRALGELGYPHICHCRMCQKAAGNYFLPLAAAKRERFQLTRGEPKWFRSSDLVRRGFCGDCGTPLFYDIPEADFINIALGSLDEPDKVKPVMQSNTGRKVSWFHTLDGLPVEPEPETPDREEAIAASNHQHPDQDTSHWPLGETHDG, encoded by the coding sequence ATGGAAACGGCGAGACAGACCGGCGGATGCCAGTGCGGCGCGGTTCGCTATCGCGCGCTGGGCGAACTGGGTTATCCCCATATCTGCCATTGCCGCATGTGCCAGAAGGCAGCCGGCAATTATTTCCTGCCGCTCGCTGCGGCCAAGCGCGAGCGTTTCCAGCTGACGCGCGGCGAACCGAAGTGGTTCCGCTCCTCCGATCTCGTCCGGCGCGGCTTTTGCGGCGATTGCGGCACGCCGCTGTTTTACGATATTCCGGAAGCGGACTTCATCAACATCGCGCTCGGCTCGCTTGATGAGCCCGATAAGGTCAAGCCCGTGATGCAATCGAACACCGGGCGCAAGGTGTCGTGGTTCCACACACTCGACGGCCTGCCGGTGGAACCAGAGCCTGAAACGCCCGACCGCGAGGAGGCGATCGCGGCAAGTAACCATCAGCACCCGGATCAGGACACTTCCCATTGGCCACTCGGAGAAACACATGACGGATAA
- a CDS encoding GFA family protein translates to MTKTYTGGCQCGAIRFGVSGELKDSSICHCRMCQKAFGAYYAPLVSVRGADFEWTRGERKRYRSSNFVERGFCGDCGTPLTYEAPDGMAIAAGAFDDPSQLPPTIQWGLEGKIGFVDHLHELPGERTEADLTAGSFLHELISYQHPDHDTPVWPPEERA, encoded by the coding sequence ATGACCAAGACCTATACCGGCGGCTGCCAGTGCGGGGCGATCCGTTTCGGCGTCAGCGGCGAACTCAAGGATTCGTCGATTTGTCATTGCCGCATGTGCCAGAAGGCGTTCGGAGCCTATTATGCACCGCTGGTCTCGGTGCGCGGCGCAGACTTTGAGTGGACGCGGGGGGAGCGCAAAAGGTACCGCTCATCGAATTTCGTCGAGCGCGGTTTCTGCGGCGATTGCGGCACGCCGCTGACCTATGAGGCGCCGGACGGAATGGCGATTGCGGCGGGCGCGTTCGACGATCCGTCGCAGCTGCCGCCGACCATTCAATGGGGTCTGGAAGGCAAGATCGGCTTCGTCGATCATCTGCACGAACTGCCGGGAGAACGGACCGAGGCGGATCTGACGGCGGGCTCCTTCCTGCACGAACTGATTTCCTATCAGCACCCCGACCACGATACGCCGGTCTGGCCGCCGGAGGAGCGTGCCTGA
- a CDS encoding GFA family protein gives MTDKIRTGGCQCGAVRFRISGQLGRPSICHCRMCQKQFGGFFSALVTAPEEGMEWTRGEPSYFQSSVNIDRGFCSNCGTPMTYRHPGGLELAIGTFDDRSDLAPQIQVNYEARLPWVEEIFDAPVYKDPDFYARQEAIISFQHPDHDTRAWPAKGVKI, from the coding sequence ATGACGGATAAGATCAGAACAGGCGGATGCCAGTGCGGCGCCGTGCGCTTCCGCATATCGGGCCAGTTGGGGCGGCCGTCGATCTGCCATTGCCGCATGTGCCAGAAGCAGTTCGGCGGCTTCTTCTCCGCGCTGGTCACAGCACCGGAGGAAGGGATGGAATGGACGCGCGGCGAGCCGAGCTATTTTCAATCCTCGGTCAATATCGATCGCGGCTTCTGCAGCAATTGCGGCACGCCGATGACCTACCGGCATCCAGGTGGGCTGGAGCTTGCGATCGGCACCTTCGACGACCGCAGCGATCTCGCGCCGCAGATCCAGGTCAATTACGAGGCCCGCCTGCCCTGGGTCGAGGAAATCTTCGACGCTCCTGTTTATAAGGACCCGGATTTCTACGCGCGGCAGGAGGCGATCATCTCCTTTCAGCATCCCGACCACGACACCCGGGCGTGGCCCGCGAAAGGCGTGAAAATATGA